GGGCCTGTTCCTGATGGGGGTGACCAGCCTGACGGAAAGCGCCGCCATCGGCGCGCTGTCCGCACTCGTTGCCGCGCTCGTCAAGAAGCGGCTCACCTGGAAGCTCCTGAACCGCACCATGGAACAGACGCTCGGCATTTCCTGCATGTTCATGTGGATCATCCTGGCGGCGCTCTGCTTCGGCGCGGTGTTCGACGGGCTTGGCGCGGTGCGGGCGCTGGAAACTCTGCTGCTGGAGCGCTGGGATCTCGGCCCCTGGGAAATCCTGATCATGATGCAGATTTCCTACATCATCATGGGCACGTTCCTCGATGATACGGCGATGCTGGTGATCGTCGCGCCGCTCTACGTGCCGCTTGTCGGCCATCTCGGCTTCGATCTCGTCTGGTATGGCGTGCTCTACACCATCACCTGCCAGATCGCCTATATGACGCCGCCGTTTGGCTACAACCTGTTCCTGATGCGGGCCATGGCCCCGCGGGAGATTTCGCTGACCGATATTTACCGCTCCGTCTGGCCGTTCGTGATGATCATGATCACCGGCCTGGCGATCGTCACGGCATTTCCGCAGATTGCCCTGTGGTTGCCGAACCTCGTCTATGCGCGCTGAGGAGAGTGGCTGAAGCGCCCTGGAGTGCGTCCGGTCCGTCCGGACGCTTGGAAATGGAGGGCCCGGCATGCGGTCGGGTCGCACAAGAGCTGAGAAGCAAAACAGAGGGAAGCAGCAATGACCAACAGACGCAGTTTTTTGAAGAATGCGGGCCTTGCGACCGCAGCCGGCGCCACGGCGCTTGCCGCGCCCGCCATCACCCGCGCCCAGAGCAAGATCACCTGGCGCCTGCAGACCTATGCGGGGCCTGCGCTTGCCGAACATGTCATCAAGCCGTCGATCGACGCCTTCAACACCGCCGCCAACGGCGAGATGGAGATCCAGCTCTTTACCGCCGATCAGCTGGTGCCGACGGGCGAACTGTTCCGCGCCATGCAGCGCGGCACGATTGACGCCGTCCAATCGGACGACGACTCGATGAACTCGCCGCTCGATATCAAGGTGTTCGGCGGTTATTTCCCCTTCGCCTCGAAATTCAGCCTCGACGTGCCGACGCTGTTTTACGAATACGGTCTCGCCGAGATCTGGGAGAAGGCCTATTCTGAAGTCGGCGTGCAGTGGATTTCCGCCGGCGCCTGGGACCCGTGCAACTTCGCCACCGTCAATCCGGTGACGAGCCTGTCGGACCTCGAAGGGCTTCGCATCTTCACCTTCCCGACGGCCGGCAAGTTCCTGTCGCAGTTCGGCGTCGTTCCGGTGACGCTGCCCTGGGAAGACGTGCAAGTCGCCATGCAGACGGGCGAACTCGACGGTCTCGCATGGTCGGGCATTACCGAGGACTACACCGTCGGCTGGGCCGATGTGACCAACTACTTCCTGACCAACAATATCTCCGGCGGCTGGTGCGGCTCTTTCTTCGTCAATTCCGACAAATGGGCGGAAGTGCCGGAGCATCTGAAAGTGCTGTTCCGCATGTGCACGGATAGCTCCCACCTGCATCGCCTGCACTGGTACTGGGGCGGCGAGGCGCGGCTGCGCGCCCATGGCGACAAGCTGAAGCTGACGACCATTCCGGATGCGGAATGGAAGACGGTGGAAGATGCCGCCGACGCTTTCTGGGACGAGATTGCCGCCGAGACCGAGCGTACGGCGGAAGTGGTCAAGATCCTGAAGCAGTATCAGGCCGACATGAAGGCCGCCGGCCCGCCCTACCGCGCGGGTTGATAGGGGCTGCGACCGGGGCGGGGCTTCTATATTAGCCCCCGTTCCTCTCACGTGTCATGCTCGGGCTTGACCCGAGCATCCAGGCGACACGGGAAACGCTGCCTGGACCCTCGGGTCAAGCCCGAGGGTGACGCGGAACAAGGGGCGGGAGGCGCGAACAGCGCACCTGTGCCACTCACGCCGCCACACCATTGACACCGATCGTCCGGAGTGTTCCAGCTCTGGACGATTGCATGAACCACAGGAAGAGCCTGATGAGCGCAAGCTACACATTCGACGACTTGAAGCGGGATGTTTCCGAGGGGCGGATAGACACCGTGCTGGCCTGCCAGGTCGACATGCAGGGCCGGCTGATGGGCAAGCGCTTCCACGCCGAATATTTCGTCGAGAGCGGCTTCAGGGAAACCCATTGCTGCAACTATGTCCAGGCGACAGACATGGAGATGAACACCGTCTCCGGTTATGATTCGACCAGCTGGGCGGCGGGATATGGCGATTATACGATGAAACCGGACCTTGGCACGCTCAGGCGCATTCCCTGGCTGGAGGGCACGGCGCTGGTGCTTTGCGATGTCGAGGATCACGCGACCCACAGCGAAGTCGCGCATTCGCCGCGCGCGCTCTTGAAAAAGCAGATCGGCCGTCTCGAGGCACATGGCTTTCGCGCGATGATGGCGACGGAGCTTGAATTCTTCCTCTTCAACCAGTCCTTCGAAAGCGCGGAGGAGGCCGGCTATCGCGGGCTGAAGCGCTCCAGCGCCTACAATGAGGACTATCACATCTTCCAGACCACCAAGGAAGAAGATGTGATGCGGGCAATCCGTAACGGCTTGCAGGGCGCGGGCATTCCGATCGAAAATTCCAAGGGCGAGGCCGATGCGGGCCAGGAAGAGCTCAATGTGCGCTACAGCGACGCGCTGACCATGGCCGACCGCCACGCCATCATCAAGAACGCCTGCAAGGAGATCGCCTGGCAGAAGGGCAAGGCCGTCACCTTCATGGCCAAGTGGAATTTTGATGCCGCCGGCAACTCCTCGCATGTGCATCAGTCGCTCTGGAGCGCGGATGACGCGACGCCGCTGTTCTTTGATCCGGACGGTCCATACGGCATGTCGAAGCTGATGGAGCATTATGTGGCGGGCCTGCTCGCCCATTCGGCCGAGATCACCTATTTTCTGGCACCCTACATCAATTCCTACAAGCGCTTCATGGCCGGCACCTTCGCGCCGACCAAGGCGATCTGGTCGCGCGACAACCGCACGGCCGGTTTCCGCCTTTGCGGCGAAAAGACCAAGGGCATCCGCATCGAGTGCCGCATCGGAGGCGCCGATCTCAATCCCTATCTGGCCTTCGCCGCACAGCTTGCCGCGGGCCTCGACGGCATCGAGAAACAGATGACGCTGGAAGAGCCCTATGTGGGCGACGCCTATGGCGCGGGCAGCGATATCCGCGAGATCCCGAAGACCCTGCGGGCGGCGGCAGAGGCCATGGACGCTTCCGAGTTCCTGCGTTCAGCCTTCGGCGACGGCGTCATCAACCATTACCGCCGCGCTGCCGAGTGGGAACAGGAAGAGTATGACCGCCGCGTCACCGACTGGGAGATCGCGCGCGGATTTGAGAGGGCATAAATAAACACATATAAACACACACTTTACATTCATATTTCTTTGGGTTACTTTCTGGTTGGTTCAATCAGAAAGGAGATGTCGTCATGAGCAAGTACGATCCGTTGGGTATCTATCTCTCGCATCAATCACGCGAGCTTATTCCTATGAGCTTCTCTGAGATCGAAAAAATCCTTGGCCGCAAGCTTCCTTCTTCCAAGAAGCACCGCGCGTGGTGGAGCAACAACCCCACAAACAATGTGATGACAGACCAATGGCTTCGGGCGGGCTATGAGACAGAAGCCGTGGATATCGCAGGTGAAAAGCTTGTCTTTCGCAAGACACGCGACGCAGCCACGGGTGAAAACCGTGCGCCTCGCGTCGGGGAGCATCCGATTTTCGGCTGCATGAAGGGAACGATCACGATAGGTGAGGGGGTGGATCTGACCGAGCCGACGGAATTTGCGTGGGAAGGTAAACTCTACAATGAGTGACCGGTTCCTGCTGGATACTTGCACTGTGGTTTGGATGGCCCAGGGCGCGTCCGTCGCCAAGGAAGCGCGGGATGCTCTTAATGCTTCTGCCGCAAGCGGTGAGGCGGTATCCGTTTCGGTAATGACCGCTTGGGAACTTGGCATGCTCATTGCCTGCGGGCGGCTCAGTACGACAAAATCACCGGAGCGCTGGTATGGAGATTTTCTCCGGACCGCAGAGGTCGGCGAATTGGCAGCCACGGCTGAAATACTTCTTGCATCCTGTTTTCTGCCGCAGCTCGCCCACAAGGATCCTTTCGACAGAGTCCTGATCGCCACCGCGCGCGAGCATGACCTGACGATTATCACGCGTGACCGCGCCATCCTTGCATACGGGGCGGCGGGTCATGTCAAAACACTTGCATGCTAGAAAGGTTGAGTTGGAACGGCCATGACGATGATCCAATGTATTTCGCCGGTCGACGGATCGGTTTACGCCGAGCGGGAGGCGGTTTCCGCCGCCACCGCAAGCGCCGCTGTTGCAAGGGCGCGCGCTGCCCAGAAGGGCTGGGCGGAGCGCCCGCTGGAAGAGCGGCTCTCGCTGGTTCAGGCGGGCGTCAAGGCGCTCAATGCCATGAGCGACGAGGTGGTGCAGGAGCTTGCCTGGATGATGGGCCGCCCGGTGCGCTATGGCGGCGAGTTCGGCGGCGTCAACGAGCGCGCTGACTATATGGCAAGCGTCGCGGCCGAAGGTCTGGCGCCGATCGCGCTTGAGGACAGCGGCAATTTCCGCCGCTATATCGCCCGCGAGCCGCACGGCGTCGTCTTCGTCATCGCGCCGTGGAACTACCCTTATCTGACGGCGATCAATACTATCGTACCGGCGCTCATTGCCGGCAATGCGGTGATCATCAAGCATGCGAGCCAGACGCTTCTGGTCGGCGAGCGCATCGTCACGGCCTTCGTCTCGGCGGGCATTCCCGAAGACCTGTTCCAGAACATCTTTCTCGATCATGCGACGAGTTCCGAGCTGATTGCCGCAAAGAGCTTCGACTTCATCAACTTCACCGGTTCGGTGGAAGGCGGGCGGCAGATCGAACGCGCGG
This window of the Martelella lutilitoris genome carries:
- a CDS encoding TRAP transporter substrate-binding protein, with amino-acid sequence MTNRRSFLKNAGLATAAGATALAAPAITRAQSKITWRLQTYAGPALAEHVIKPSIDAFNTAANGEMEIQLFTADQLVPTGELFRAMQRGTIDAVQSDDDSMNSPLDIKVFGGYFPFASKFSLDVPTLFYEYGLAEIWEKAYSEVGVQWISAGAWDPCNFATVNPVTSLSDLEGLRIFTFPTAGKFLSQFGVVPVTLPWEDVQVAMQTGELDGLAWSGITEDYTVGWADVTNYFLTNNISGGWCGSFFVNSDKWAEVPEHLKVLFRMCTDSSHLHRLHWYWGGEARLRAHGDKLKLTTIPDAEWKTVEDAADAFWDEIAAETERTAEVVKILKQYQADMKAAGPPYRAG
- a CDS encoding DUF7662 domain-containing protein translates to MSKYDPLGIYLSHQSRELIPMSFSEIEKILGRKLPSSKKHRAWWSNNPTNNVMTDQWLRAGYETEAVDIAGEKLVFRKTRDAATGENRAPRVGEHPIFGCMKGTITIGEGVDLTEPTEFAWEGKLYNE
- a CDS encoding type II toxin-antitoxin system VapC family toxin; this encodes MSDRFLLDTCTVVWMAQGASVAKEARDALNASAASGEAVSVSVMTAWELGMLIACGRLSTTKSPERWYGDFLRTAEVGELAATAEILLASCFLPQLAHKDPFDRVLIATAREHDLTIITRDRAILAYGAAGHVKTLAC
- a CDS encoding glutamine synthetase family protein, which codes for MSASYTFDDLKRDVSEGRIDTVLACQVDMQGRLMGKRFHAEYFVESGFRETHCCNYVQATDMEMNTVSGYDSTSWAAGYGDYTMKPDLGTLRRIPWLEGTALVLCDVEDHATHSEVAHSPRALLKKQIGRLEAHGFRAMMATELEFFLFNQSFESAEEAGYRGLKRSSAYNEDYHIFQTTKEEDVMRAIRNGLQGAGIPIENSKGEADAGQEELNVRYSDALTMADRHAIIKNACKEIAWQKGKAVTFMAKWNFDAAGNSSHVHQSLWSADDATPLFFDPDGPYGMSKLMEHYVAGLLAHSAEITYFLAPYINSYKRFMAGTFAPTKAIWSRDNRTAGFRLCGEKTKGIRIECRIGGADLNPYLAFAAQLAAGLDGIEKQMTLEEPYVGDAYGAGSDIREIPKTLRAAAEAMDASEFLRSAFGDGVINHYRRAAEWEQEEYDRRVTDWEIARGFERA